In a single window of the Natronosalvus caseinilyticus genome:
- a CDS encoding TIGR00296 family protein, with translation MSQRQGADLSYEDGARAVELARESVESYVRHGQREHPGSMRETFYERTGAFVRLESTRGRGSLRGCAGGYRSGEQLGHVIVDAAIEAASGDSCGSEVTPSELSNLTVSVCTVRNILLTDDPLEDLELGTHGVAIDGGGNAGWLYPTIPVENGWSAREYLDRTCRKAGLPPTAWQDDDVVVTLFEGQVFRERSSDGSIEEL, from the coding sequence ATGTCCCAGCGACAGGGCGCAGACCTCTCCTACGAGGACGGGGCGCGTGCGGTCGAACTCGCACGCGAATCCGTCGAATCCTACGTACGGCACGGCCAACGAGAACACCCGGGAAGCATGCGCGAGACTTTTTACGAGCGCACCGGCGCGTTCGTCCGGCTCGAATCCACCCGCGGTCGGGGCAGCCTTCGGGGCTGTGCCGGCGGCTATCGCTCGGGCGAACAGCTCGGTCACGTCATCGTCGACGCGGCGATCGAAGCCGCGAGCGGCGACTCCTGTGGCTCGGAGGTGACGCCCTCGGAACTCTCGAACCTGACAGTCTCGGTCTGTACAGTTCGGAACATCCTGCTCACCGACGACCCGCTCGAGGACCTCGAACTCGGTACCCACGGCGTCGCCATCGACGGCGGCGGCAACGCGGGGTGGCTCTACCCGACGATTCCAGTCGAAAACGGCTGGAGCGCCCGCGAGTACCTCGACCGAACGTGTCGCAAGGCCGGACTCCCCCCGACGGCCTGGCAGGACGACGACGTCGTCGTCACCCTCTTCGAGGGACAGGTCTTCCGCGAGCGCTCGAGCGACGGGAGCATCGAGGAACTGTAA